The DNA segment ACCTTCACGACGCTTCCGTCGTCGAAGCTCTTCCACAGGGACTCGGCATCGTCCCAGGCCACCGCGGGGAGGCGGCCCGTCCGGTCCGAGAGGTGGAGCCGGAGGAAGGCCTTCCCGTTCTGGGTGCGGGCCAGCTCCTTGTCGGAGGCGACGAAGAAGTCCGCCAGCCGCTCCCCGGGCCGCAGGTCTTCGATGAAGCGCCGCTTGAACACGTGGCATCTCTCCCCGGGCACGGTTCGACGCGGCGCCCACCGTCCCTGCCGGTGGCTACCTCGTCTCGCCGTCTTCCCCGTGCCCGACCAGCCCGAGCTCCTTCAGAAGGTTCTCCTTACGCCCGAAGGCGTAGGTGATCTGGTTGTAGTTCAGGCCCGCGGCGTCAGCCACCGTCTTCAGGTTCACGAGCTCTCCCCGCGAGGCCATCTCCCGGGCGACCTGGAGGGCGCGCTCGCGCACCTCTTGCTTGGGCGTCCGGCGCCGCCGCTGCTTGCGGGCGGGGGCGACCGCCGGCCTGCGACCGCGACGCGCGGCGCGAACCGCCCGGCGCCGGGCGCCGCCGGCAGGCTCCTGAACCTCGGCCACCTCGGACGGTCCGGCCTCGAGGGTTTCCGTGGCGGCCCCGGCCCCGGCAAGGCGGGGTTGCGATTCCAGCCGCTCGAGGCGGGCCTGCAGCGCGGCCACCTCGGCCCGGAGGGCCTCCACCTGGGCCGGTTCGGTCCGGGAGGCGTGCACGGCCAGCTGCTGCGACAGGGCGCCGAAGAAGCTCAGCATGGCTTCGGCCGCCTCGCGTCCGATCTGCGCGTACGTCTCTTTCGTTGCGTCGGCCAAAGAGGCTCACCCTTTCGTGATGGAGCGCGAACGTCTCGGGTTCCGTGGTCATCTTTCCCAACCTGGGCTTGCCTGCAAACATACTCCAGCGACTTCATAATACCTTTTCAAAGCCCGAGGCGGAATATCCTGGCACGCGATTCGTGACGCGAGGCGGTACGGAGACCCTGGACAACGAGGTCTCGGAGGCATATCATGGCCTCATGCACCCGCCCTCGCTCTCCACGGTTTCCGGGCCCGCCCCCTCCTGGCCCGGGCGCCTGGCCGCCCTCGCAAGCCGCCTGGCGACCTTCGTGGCCGGTATGGCCGTGCTGTCGGCCGGGATCCTCCTGGTGGTGAAGAGCCCCTGGGGCGCCGCCGCCTGGGACGTCTTCCACCTGGGCGTCTCGGGCCGAACGGGCCTCTCCCTGGGTGCGGTGATCATCCTGGTGAGCGTGGCGGTGGTCCTGATTACCCTGGCTCTGGGGGGCGCCTGGGCCGTGCGGCTCGGCACGCTGCTCAACACCTTCCTGGCCGGTGCCTTCGTGGACGTCTACGAGCTCCTCCACCTCTTTCGCGAACCCGCCGGCTGGCTCTGGGGTGCCGGGTACCTTCTGGCCGGCATCCTGGCCATGTCTTTCGGAATGGTGCTCTACCTGCGTACCGGCCTGGGTGCGGGCGCCCGGGACGGGCTCATGCTGGTGGTGAGCCAGCGCACCCGCCTTACCGCAGGCCAGGCCAAGGTGGTCATCGAGGTCTCGGTGGCCATGGTGGGCTGGCTCCTGGGCGGCCCCCTGGGGGTGGGCTCGGTGGCGGTGGCGGTGGCCGCCGGCCCCTGCTCGGACCTCTTCTTCCGCCTCCTGGGACCCGGCGCCCTCGGCGACCGGGTGCGGATTCCACACCCGGCCGGCGGTTCCGGCGCTCCGGCTGGAACACGCGGCGTGCCTGCCTCGCAGCCCCAGCAGGAAGTCCTGATGCCAGAGGGAAAGGAGTAACCGAGGGGCCCTGGCGATCGTGACCCGCCGGGCCCTGTGGCGCGCCCCCGGGAGCGGGAAGGCAGCCGCTCGGGCACACCGGGAACGCCCGGCGGGGCGGCGCACCCCCGGGTGCGGGCGCCTCAGGGCCCCTGCGCCCGCGGCCCCTGCAGGTACCCGTGCAGGTATCCGGCCGGGAGCCCGGCCGTCCAAGGGAGGTTTCCCCATGGCGTACGTTCGGGTCCGGGAGGGTGAGGCGCTGCCGCCCGTGGCGGGCGAGACCCAGCTCGGACCCATCGACCTGGCCGACTTCCGGGGCCGGCAGGCCGTGGTCCTCTACTTCTACCCGAAGGACAGCACGCCCGGGTGAACCAAGGAGGCCGCCGGCTTTCAGAGCCGCCTCGCGGAGTTCCGCGAGCTCAACGTGCAGGTGGTCGGCTGTAGCGTGGATTCGGTGCGGTCGCACCAGCGCTTCGCGGAGAAACAGGGGCTCGAGTTCCCGCTCATCAGCGACGCCGGCAAGACCATCACCTCCAGCCTGGGGGTGCTGAACGAGCGGGGAAACTCGGCCCGGCGCACCACCCTGGTCGTCGACCGGGATGGGATCGTCCAGAAGATCTTCGAGGACGTGAAGGTTCCGGGACACGTGGAAAAGGTCCTGGAGGCCGTTCGAAAGCTCGTCTGAGGCTCCCGCCCGGGGCCGGAGCGGCCGGCCGCCCTGCGGCGGGCGCCGGGGAGACCGAGGGAAAGGGGAGAGCCTTCAGGTGGTACCCGAGTTTCGCAACGACCCGATGATCGACTTCTCCGTGCCGGAGAACCGCCGGGCCATGGAGGAGACCCTCGCCCGTGTGCGGGGCGAGCTGGGCCGGGAGTACCCCCTGGTGATCGGGGGCCAGAAGGTCTGGACCGGGGGGCGCATCCGCTCCATCAACCCGTCGAACAACCGGGAGCTGGTGGGGCTGGTGGCCAAGGCGACCGCGCGTGAGGCCGAGCAGGCCCTGGAGGCCGCCTGGGACGCGTTCCCCCAGTGGAGCGCCATGACCGCCCCCGCCCGGGCCCGCCTGCTCTTCAAGGCGGCCGCCATCATGCGGCGCCGCAAGATGGAGCTCTCGGCCTGGGAAGTGGTGGAGGCGGGCAAGACCTGGGACGAGGCCGTGGGCGACGTCAACGAGGCCATCGACTTCATGGAGTACTACGGTCGCGAGGCGATCCGCCTGGCGGAGCCCCACGAGCTCACCCCCTTCCCGGGCGAGGAGACCGAGGCGTTCTGGATCCCCCTGGGGGTGGGCGTCATCATCCCGCCCTGGAACTTCCCGCTCGCGATCCTGACGGGCATGACCACCGGCCCCGTGGCCGCAGGGAACACGGTGATCCTCAAGCCGGCCAGCGCCACTCCCGTCATCGGTGCCAAGTTCATGGAGGTCATGGAGGAGGCGGGCCTGCCGCCGGGCGTCATCAACTTCCTGCCCGGAAGCGGCGGAGAGATCGGCGACTTCCTGGTGAGCCACCCCCGCACCCGCTTCATCAGCTTCACGGGCTCCATGGAGGTGGGGCTCCGCATCAACCAGCTCGCGGCCGAGCCCCACGAGGGCCAGATCTGGGTGAAGCGGGTCGTGGCCGAGATGGGCGGAAAGGACGCCATCGTCGTCGACGAGACCGCCGACTTGGACGCCGCCGCCGAAGGGATCGTCGCCTCGGCCTTCGGCTACCAGGGGCAGAAGTGCTCGGCCTGCTCCCGGGCGATCCTGGTGGACGCCGTGTACGACCAGGTCCTCGCGAAGATCGTGGAGCGCACCCGGGCGCTGCGGGTGGGCGACCCAGCCGCGGCAGGGACCCAGGTGGCCGCGGTCATCGACCAGGCTGCCTACGAGAAGATCCTCTCCTACATCGAGATCGGCAAGCAGGAGGGCCGCGTGGTGGCCGGGGGCGAGAAGGGCGACGAGACGGGCTTCTTCATCCAGCCCACCGTCATCGCCGACGTGAACCCGAACGCCCGCATCGCCCAGGAGGAGATCTTCGGACCGGTCCTGGCCGTCATCCGGGCCAGGGACTACGACGACGCGCTCCGCATCGCCAACGGAACCATGTACGGGCTCACGGGTTCGGTCTACTCCCGCGACCGGGTGCGCCTGGAGAGGGCCCGCCGGGAGTTCCACGTGGGAAACCTCTACTTCAACCGCAAGTGCACAGGCTCGCTGGTGGGCGTCCACCCCTTCGGCGGCTTCAACATGTCGGGCACCGACGCCAAGACCGGCAGCCACGAGTACCTGCTGAACTTCCTGCAGGCCAAGGCCGTCTCCGAGAAGCTCTGAGCGGCAGCCTCACCCACGAGGTGGCGGGCCGCGTCCCTTCGGAAAGAAGGGGCGCGGACGTCCTTGTCCCCGGCGCGGCCGCGTGGCTATAATGTCGCGGGCGTCGCGGCGGCCCCGGCCGGGGACCCTTCGCCGTGCGCCGGCACCCACATCTCCTGATCCCCCGAGGAGGCATGCCCCCCATGAATGTTGGAGACCGCGCCCCCGACTTCACGCTGAAGGCCACCGGTCCCGATCAGGTGAGCCTGAGCGACTACCGTGGCAAGAACGTGGTGCTGCTCTTCTTCCCGCTGGCCTTCAGCCCCGTGTGCACCGAGGAGCTCTGCGGGGTGCGCGACGGGCTGTCCGAGTTCAAGGGCCTGAAGGCGGACGTCCTGGCCATCAGCGTGGACAGCCCCTACACCCTCAAGGCCTTCGCGCAGGCGGAGAACCTGCCGTTCCCGCTCCTTTCGGACTTCAACAAGGAGGTCGCCCCCAGGTACGGCGCGTACTACGAGGACCTGGCGGGGCTGAAGGGCGTGGCCAAGCGGGCGGCCTTCGTGGTGGACGGGGACGGCATCGTCCGGTACCGCTGGGTTTCCGACGTGGCCACCCGCCTGCCGGACATGGGTGCCATCAAGTCAGCCCTCGCGGCCCTCGCGTGACGGCGTGAGGTCCGGAGGCTTCTCGTCGCATCTCCGATGAGGTAGAATGGCAGGCGGGAGCCGCGCCGGCCTGCCCGCGCCCGATCCTTTCCGGCGTGGGAAGGCCATGGGGCGGTCCCGCGCGAGGCGGCGTGGCCAAGCGGCTAAGGCAACGGCCCTGCAAGGCCGTGATCCCGCGGTTCGACTCCCGGCGCCGCCTCCACTTCTCTCCTCCCGCCCGGCGGGTGGGAACTCTTGCTGCTCGGGGTGGGCTGCCGCGTGGACAGCGACGAGAACCTGGTGGTCGAGGCCTTCATCGAGATCCCCAAGTACAGCGCCAACAAGTACGAGTACGACCACGATCGGCACGTCTTCCGGCTGGACCGCACCCTCTACAGCCCCATCCACTACCCCGCCGACTACGGCTTCATCCCCGACACCCTCGCAGAGGACGGCGACCCGCTGGACATCCTAGTGCTCCTCACCACGCCCACCTTCCCGGGCTGCCTGGTGGAGGCCCGGGTGATCGGCGCGCTCTCCATGGAGGATGAGAAGGGCGTGGACACCAAGATCCTCGGCGTCTCCCTGGGAGATCCCCGCTTCAACGAGGTCCGGGAGCTGGACCAGCTGCCGGCGCACATCAAGAGGGAGATCGGCTACTTCTTCACGGTCTACAAGGACCTGGAGGGGAAGCCGGTGCAGGTGGAAGGCTGGCACGATCGAACCTTCGCGGTCCAGGTGATCGAGGCCGCCCGGGACAGCCACCGGCTCCGCCGGGGACAGATGCCCACCAGCCAGGAATAGGTCCAACTGACGCCTTCTGAAACCTCCTGCTTCGGCCCGGGCCGTTGACACGTCCTCTCCGGGCCTCTAGGATGAAAGTGAAAATCAGTCTCTCCCATGCGGGTGCGAGAAGGTGTCAGAAGATGCTTAATAATAACCGCTGGCAACAAGGTGGAGCGACCCGACCCGGCGCGGCGACCGAGCGGCCCCAGCGGGTGGTCCGACCCGCGTCCGGGGGAGAGACGGAACCGGCCGGGAGCAGCTGCTGCCACAGCGCCACCGGCCTTCGCCGGGCCCGACAGGGTGCCCGCCGGGTGGTGCTGGTGGGCAGCCCCAACGTAGGGAAGAGCGCACTCTTCAACGCCCTGACGGGCGCGTACGTGACCGTCTCGAACTACCCCGGTACCACGGTGGAGCTCACCCGCGGCGCCGGCCGCCTGGGGGACGAGGAGGTCGAGCTGGTGGACACCCCCGGCTTCTACTCGTTCCTCCCCGTGAGCGAGGAGGAGCGGGTGACCCGCCACCTCCTGTTGACGGAACAGCCGGACCTGGTGCTCCACGTGGTGGAGGCCGTCGCCCTCGACCGGATGCTCGCCCTCACCCTCCAGCTGCTGGAGGCCGGCTTCACGGTCATCCTGGTGCTCAACATGATGGACGAGTGCGAGCGGCTGGGGCTCTCGGTGGACGTGGCCGGGCTCTCGGCCCGGCTGGGCATCCCCGTGGTGGCCACCGTGGCTTCTCGCGGCCTGGGGCTGGACGAGCTCCGGAGGGAGGTGGCGCTCCATGGGCGTCGCATCCTTGAGCCGGCCGTTTGAGCTCCGTTACCCCGGCCCCGTCGAGGAGGCGATCGAGGAGATCGCCCGCCTGCTGGACGGCGAGTACGGGCTTGCCCCCCGCAGCGTAGCCCTTCTCCTGCTGCAGGGGGACGAGGAGGTGACGGAGCTGGTCGCGGCCCGGCAGCCCGAGGTACCGCCCCGGGCCCGGGAGCTGGCCGCCGCCCTGGATGCGCGCCTGGGTGAGCCGGTGGCCCTGAGCGTGGCCACCCAGCGGGCGAGCTGGGCCCGGAAGGTCGCGTCCGAAGTGATGCAGGAGCGCGACGGGGCCCGCCGGGGCTTCGGCGAGGTCCTGGGCCGGTGGGCGATGCGCCCATTGACCGGCCTCCTCCTGGCGGGGCTGGTCCTGGTGGTCCTCTACGAGTTCGTGGGCGTCTTCGCCGCCCAGACGGTGGTGGACTGGACCGAGACCCGCCTCTTCGAGGGCTGGATCACCCCATGGGTGAACCGGGGCGTGGCGGCCCTCATCCCTTGGCCGTGGCTGCAGGAACTCCTCGCCTTCGACTACGGCCTCGTCACCCTCGGCCTGCGCTACGCGGCGGCCATCATTCTGCCCATCGTGGGCGCCTTCTTCCTCTTCTTCTCGGTGCTGGAGGACTCAGGCTACCTCCCCCGCCTGGCCCTCCTCCTCGACCGGGTCTTCAAGGGAATCGGGCTCTCGGGCCGGGCGGTGATCCCCATGGTGCTGGGCGTAGGCTGCGACACCATGGCCACCGTGGTCACCCGGACGCTGGAGAGCCGCAGGGAGCGGGTGATCGCCACCCTGCTCCTGGCCCTGGCCATTCCCTGCTCGGCGCAGCTCGGTGTGATCCTGGCCATCCTCTCGGGGGTTCCGGGCGCCCTGGCGGTGTGGGCGGGCGTGGTGGCCGCCGTGCTCCTGCTCACGGGCTTCCTGGCCTCCCGCCTGATGCCCGGGGAGCGGCCGCTCTTCTACACCGACATTCCGCCCATGCGCCTGCCCCGGCTTGGGAACGTGCTCACCAAGACCTACGCCCGCATGCAGTGGTACTTCCTGGAGGTGCTGCCCGTCTTCCTGCTCGCCAGCGTGCTCATCTGGGCAGGGCGGCTGACGGGTCTCTTCCAGGTGGCCACGGCGGCGCTGGAGCCCGTGGTGCGGGCCATCGGCCTGCCGGCCGAGGCGGCGGTGGTCTTCCTCTACGGCTTCTTCCGGCGGGATTACGGGGCCGCAGGCCTCTTCGACCTGCAGAAGGCGGGGGCGCTGGCGTCCGGCCAGCTGGTGGTGGCGGCGGTCACCCTCACGCTCTTCATCCCGTGCATCGCCCAGTTCTCGGTGATGTGGAAGGAGCGGGGTCCGAAGACGGCGCTGGCCATCACCGCCTTCATCTTTCCCTTCGCCTTCGCGGTGGGCTGGGTGCTGAGCCGGGTCCTGGCCGGGGGGCTCTTCTGATGGATCCAACCGAGGCGGGACGCGAAGGAGAGGCGGAGCCCACGGTACCGGTGCGGGGAGACGTTGAAGACCAGACGGGTCGGGAGGAGCTGGCGGCGGCGGCCGACCCGGTGATCCGGCCCGATCCACCCCAGGACGGGGACGTACCGGGACGGGACGGGGCAGACGACCTGGTTCCTGCCATGGTCCAGTGCTCCATCTGCGGGCTCCGCTTCGATCCGGACCAGGAGGTCTCGGCCTGCCAGGTCTGTCCCCTGGGGGGCCTGATCCGGCGCTGCGGTCTGGTGCGCTGCCCCAACTGCGGCTTCGAGCAGCCCGCCCCATGGGGAGGCA comes from the Limnochorda pilosa genome and includes:
- a CDS encoding YczE/YyaS/YitT family protein, with the protein product MHPPSLSTVSGPAPSWPGRLAALASRLATFVAGMAVLSAGILLVVKSPWGAAAWDVFHLGVSGRTGLSLGAVIILVSVAVVLITLALGGAWAVRLGTLLNTFLAGAFVDVYELLHLFREPAGWLWGAGYLLAGILAMSFGMVLYLRTGLGAGARDGLMLVVSQRTRLTAGQAKVVIEVSVAMVGWLLGGPLGVGSVAVAVAAGPCSDLFFRLLGPGALGDRVRIPHPAGGSGAPAGTRGVPASQPQQEVLMPEGKE
- a CDS encoding thioredoxin domain-containing protein, whose amino-acid sequence is MAYVRVREGEALPPVAGETQLGPIDLADFRGRQAVVLYFYPKDSTPG
- the pruA gene encoding L-glutamate gamma-semialdehyde dehydrogenase; translation: MVPEFRNDPMIDFSVPENRRAMEETLARVRGELGREYPLVIGGQKVWTGGRIRSINPSNNRELVGLVAKATAREAEQALEAAWDAFPQWSAMTAPARARLLFKAAAIMRRRKMELSAWEVVEAGKTWDEAVGDVNEAIDFMEYYGREAIRLAEPHELTPFPGEETEAFWIPLGVGVIIPPWNFPLAILTGMTTGPVAAGNTVILKPASATPVIGAKFMEVMEEAGLPPGVINFLPGSGGEIGDFLVSHPRTRFISFTGSMEVGLRINQLAAEPHEGQIWVKRVVAEMGGKDAIVVDETADLDAAAEGIVASAFGYQGQKCSACSRAILVDAVYDQVLAKIVERTRALRVGDPAAAGTQVAAVIDQAAYEKILSYIEIGKQEGRVVAGGEKGDETGFFIQPTVIADVNPNARIAQEEIFGPVLAVIRARDYDDALRIANGTMYGLTGSVYSRDRVRLERARREFHVGNLYFNRKCTGSLVGVHPFGGFNMSGTDAKTGSHEYLLNFLQAKAVSEKL
- a CDS encoding peroxiredoxin, which codes for MNVGDRAPDFTLKATGPDQVSLSDYRGKNVVLLFFPLAFSPVCTEELCGVRDGLSEFKGLKADVLAISVDSPYTLKAFAQAENLPFPLLSDFNKEVAPRYGAYYEDLAGLKGVAKRAAFVVDGDGIVRYRWVSDVATRLPDMGAIKSALAALA
- a CDS encoding inorganic diphosphatase translates to MDSDENLVVEAFIEIPKYSANKYEYDHDRHVFRLDRTLYSPIHYPADYGFIPDTLAEDGDPLDILVLLTTPTFPGCLVEARVIGALSMEDEKGVDTKILGVSLGDPRFNEVRELDQLPAHIKREIGYFFTVYKDLEGKPVQVEGWHDRTFAVQVIEAARDSHRLRRGQMPTSQE
- a CDS encoding FeoB small GTPase domain-containing protein — encoded protein: MLNNNRWQQGGATRPGAATERPQRVVRPASGGETEPAGSSCCHSATGLRRARQGARRVVLVGSPNVGKSALFNALTGAYVTVSNYPGTTVELTRGAGRLGDEEVELVDTPGFYSFLPVSEEERVTRHLLLTEQPDLVLHVVEAVALDRMLALTLQLLEAGFTVILVLNMMDECERLGLSVDVAGLSARLGIPVVATVASRGLGLDELRREVALHGRRILEPAV
- a CDS encoding ferrous iron transporter B, with translation MGVASLSRPFELRYPGPVEEAIEEIARLLDGEYGLAPRSVALLLLQGDEEVTELVAARQPEVPPRARELAAALDARLGEPVALSVATQRASWARKVASEVMQERDGARRGFGEVLGRWAMRPLTGLLLAGLVLVVLYEFVGVFAAQTVVDWTETRLFEGWITPWVNRGVAALIPWPWLQELLAFDYGLVTLGLRYAAAIILPIVGAFFLFFSVLEDSGYLPRLALLLDRVFKGIGLSGRAVIPMVLGVGCDTMATVVTRTLESRRERVIATLLLALAIPCSAQLGVILAILSGVPGALAVWAGVVAAVLLLTGFLASRLMPGERPLFYTDIPPMRLPRLGNVLTKTYARMQWYFLEVLPVFLLASVLIWAGRLTGLFQVATAALEPVVRAIGLPAEAAVVFLYGFFRRDYGAAGLFDLQKAGALASGQLVVAAVTLTLFIPCIAQFSVMWKERGPKTALAITAFIFPFAFAVGWVLSRVLAGGLF